The following are from one region of the Mesorhizobium sp. B2-8-5 genome:
- a CDS encoding alpha/beta fold hydrolase: MNLICAALLFLVALFLALAGITRAGVWSIERRNPPVGGFAEINGARIHYVHFPAPAGANLPPVVFIHGASANLKDQMLPLKPLLEGRAEMLFLDRPGFGWSERGDNETLVAQADTIAALLDRLGIAKAVIVAHSFGGAITTAFARQHPHKTLGLVFLAPATHPWPGGATAWYYKLAAMPAIGWLFSETLAYPAGMLRIGNATACVFSPNKLPDFYIDNTSIPLVLRPSAFRANARDVVQLYDYARSASPHYREIKAPTVVISGDRDKVVYATIHSIGLERDIPGAELVWVHNLGHKPDWIASDLVVGAIRKVAGKDVDLQAMARTVEGRLAGDAYNDGKCPDIKVPDAELAPT; encoded by the coding sequence ATGAACCTCATCTGCGCCGCCCTCCTCTTCCTCGTCGCGCTTTTCCTTGCCCTCGCCGGTATCACCCGCGCCGGCGTCTGGTCGATCGAGCGCCGCAATCCACCCGTTGGCGGGTTCGCCGAGATCAATGGCGCGCGCATCCACTACGTCCATTTCCCGGCGCCGGCCGGCGCCAATCTGCCGCCGGTCGTCTTCATCCATGGCGCCAGCGCCAATCTGAAAGACCAGATGCTGCCGCTGAAGCCCCTGCTCGAGGGCCGTGCTGAAATGCTGTTTCTCGACCGGCCGGGCTTCGGCTGGTCGGAGCGTGGCGATAATGAAACGCTTGTCGCGCAGGCGGACACCATCGCCGCGCTGCTGGACCGCCTCGGCATCGCAAAAGCGGTCATCGTCGCCCATTCCTTCGGCGGCGCGATCACCACGGCCTTCGCCCGCCAGCATCCGCACAAAACGCTCGGCCTCGTCTTCCTGGCTCCCGCCACGCATCCCTGGCCGGGCGGCGCGACGGCCTGGTACTACAAGCTCGCCGCCATGCCGGCGATTGGCTGGTTGTTTTCCGAAACGCTCGCTTATCCGGCCGGTATGCTGCGGATCGGCAATGCGACGGCTTGCGTCTTCTCGCCCAACAAACTGCCGGACTTCTATATCGACAACACCTCGATCCCGCTGGTGCTGCGGCCGTCCGCCTTCCGCGCCAACGCCCGCGATGTCGTCCAGCTCTACGACTATGCACGCTCCGCCTCGCCGCACTATCGCGAGATCAAGGCGCCGACGGTCGTGATATCGGGCGATCGCGACAAGGTGGTCTACGCGACGATCCACTCCATCGGCCTGGAGCGCGACATTCCCGGCGCCGAGCTGGTCTGGGTCCACAATCTCGGCCACAAGCCGGACTGGATCGCGTCCGACCTCGTGGTCGGCGCGATCCGGAAAGTCGCAGGCAAGGATGTCGATCTACAAGCGATGGCCAGGACCGTGGAAGGCCGGCTCGCCGGCGATGCCTATAACGACGGCAAATGCCCCGACATCAAAGTGCCCGACGCCGAGCTCGCGCCGACCTGA
- the ykgO gene encoding type B 50S ribosomal protein L36, giving the protein MKIKNSLKALKARHRDNQLVRRKGRIYIINKTAPRYKARQG; this is encoded by the coding sequence ATGAAGATCAAGAATTCGCTCAAGGCGCTCAAGGCGCGTCACCGCGACAACCAGCTGGTTCGCCGCAAGGGACGCATCTACATCATCAACAAGACCGCTCCGCGCTACAAGGCGCGCCAGGGCTGA
- a CDS encoding YdcH family protein translates to MSEQEQAEIRLEYSRLKQEHADFDAAINAMIATGCDPLQIQRMKKKKLMLKDRLSALEDRIIPDIIA, encoded by the coding sequence ATGTCCGAACAGGAACAGGCTGAAATACGCCTCGAATATTCCCGGCTCAAACAAGAACACGCCGATTTCGACGCCGCCATCAACGCGATGATCGCCACGGGCTGCGACCCGCTTCAGATCCAGCGCATGAAGAAGAAGAAGCTGATGTTGAAAGACCGGCTGTCGGCGCTGGAAGACCGCATCATTCCCGACATCATCGCTTAG
- a CDS encoding DUF1036 domain-containing protein, whose protein sequence is MRPEFAEKGLREMQMWFARGSAMGFAGRLRKRLVVPLLIIGAGFFAIAATSPARADFRVCNATQNLVGVGIGYRAKAGWITEGWWHIEGSTCKTLIEGPLSSRFYYLYAEDAERGGRWDGPINMCVAEKEFKIAGVNDCVARGFQRAGFQEYDTGEQASWMVQLTDEPATGGAPAAAPAPGTNSQ, encoded by the coding sequence ATGCGACCTGAGTTTGCTGAAAAGGGGCTTCGAGAGATGCAAATGTGGTTCGCAAGGGGATCTGCGATGGGTTTTGCCGGCCGGTTGCGCAAGCGCCTGGTCGTGCCGTTGCTGATCATCGGCGCGGGATTTTTCGCGATAGCCGCGACCTCGCCGGCCCGGGCCGACTTCCGCGTTTGCAACGCAACGCAAAATCTGGTGGGCGTCGGCATCGGCTATCGCGCCAAGGCCGGCTGGATCACCGAGGGCTGGTGGCACATCGAAGGATCGACCTGCAAGACGCTGATCGAAGGTCCGCTGTCATCAAGGTTTTACTATCTTTATGCAGAAGACGCCGAACGCGGCGGGCGCTGGGACGGCCCGATCAACATGTGCGTCGCCGAAAAAGAGTTCAAGATCGCCGGCGTGAATGATTGCGTCGCCCGGGGCTTCCAGCGCGCCGGATTTCAGGAATATGACACGGGCGAGCAGGCCAGCTGGATGGTCCAGCTGACCGACGAGCCCGCAACGGGAGGCGCGCCAGCAGCGGCCCCCGCTCCGGGAACAAACAGTCAATGA
- a CDS encoding tetratricopeptide repeat protein encodes MRIRFAFLAALLLSGTVLSAGAETVPGALPPDAAPPAATPPPAAPTKQGRLDQLFTELKRERNEKAAERIAGRIWNEWNQSGSASIDLMMRWAQKATEDQKFDVALDFLDQVVTLQPDYAEGWNRRATVHFMMKNYGKSMADIDRTLQLEPRHFGALSGLAQIMAETGHKQSALEAWQRVLTIYPMMRSAQNQVSTLSEELAGEGI; translated from the coding sequence ATGCGGATTCGTTTTGCATTTCTCGCCGCCCTTTTGCTGTCCGGCACAGTTTTGTCTGCAGGGGCAGAAACGGTGCCAGGCGCGCTGCCTCCAGATGCCGCGCCACCCGCGGCCACGCCACCGCCGGCCGCTCCGACCAAGCAGGGTCGCCTCGACCAGCTCTTCACCGAGCTGAAGCGAGAGCGCAACGAAAAGGCGGCCGAGCGCATCGCCGGCCGTATCTGGAACGAGTGGAACCAGTCCGGCAGCGCCTCGATAGACCTGATGATGCGGTGGGCGCAAAAGGCGACGGAAGACCAGAAGTTCGACGTCGCGCTCGACTTCCTCGACCAGGTGGTGACCCTGCAGCCTGATTATGCCGAAGGCTGGAACCGGCGCGCCACCGTTCATTTCATGATGAAGAATTACGGGAAGTCGATGGCCGACATCGACCGCACCTTGCAGCTCGAGCCGCGCCATTTCGGCGCGCTCTCAGGGCTGGCGCAGATCATGGCCGAAACCGGCCACAAGCAATCGGCGCTGGAAGCCTGGCAGAGGGTGCTCACCATCTACCCCATGATGCGCAGCGCCCAGAACCAGGTCTCGACGCTCTCGGAAGAGCTGGCCGGCGAGGGGATTTAG
- the pyk gene encoding pyruvate kinase: protein MRRNRKVKILATIGPASSSEEMLKKLFEAGADVFRINMSHTDHELMRTLVGRIRAVEEAVGRPIGILADLQGPKLRVGKFANLKEALTPGQTFTLDDNPEPGTSKRVYLPHPEILSSVETGHRLLIDDGKLELKAVKSDGKSITCTVVAGSGISDKKGVSLPDTDLPVGALTEKDRADLDAVLATGVDWVALSFVQRPEDLAEARKIARGRALIMAKIEKPQAVARLPEIIELSDALMVARGDLGVEMPIEAVPGIQKQITRAARRAGKPVVIATQMLESMITAPVPTRAEVSDVSIAVFEGADAIMLSAESAAGAYPVEAVAMMNRIATKVEADPTYAGIINAQRSEPEATGADAISLAAREIAETLKLSAIISYTASGTTGLRAARERPQVPIVALSPILNTARRLSLLWGTHCVVSPDATDLDDMVDRACRIALEEGFGKPGDRVIITAGVPLRTPGSTNMLRIAYLGSDAH, encoded by the coding sequence ATGAGACGTAACCGCAAGGTCAAGATCCTCGCCACCATCGGTCCGGCTTCCTCATCCGAGGAGATGCTGAAGAAGCTTTTCGAAGCGGGCGCCGATGTCTTCCGCATCAATATGAGCCATACCGACCACGAACTGATGCGCACGCTGGTCGGCCGCATCCGCGCCGTCGAGGAGGCCGTCGGCCGGCCGATCGGCATCCTCGCCGACCTGCAGGGCCCGAAGCTCAGGGTCGGCAAGTTCGCCAACCTCAAGGAAGCGCTGACTCCAGGGCAGACATTCACGCTCGACGACAATCCCGAACCCGGCACGTCGAAGCGAGTCTATCTGCCGCATCCCGAAATTCTGAGCTCGGTCGAGACCGGTCACCGACTTTTGATCGACGACGGCAAGCTGGAGCTGAAGGCGGTCAAGAGCGACGGCAAGTCGATCACCTGCACGGTCGTCGCCGGCTCGGGCATTTCCGACAAGAAGGGTGTCAGCCTGCCCGACACCGACCTGCCGGTCGGCGCGCTGACCGAGAAGGACCGCGCCGATCTCGATGCGGTGCTCGCCACCGGCGTCGACTGGGTGGCGCTGTCCTTCGTGCAGCGGCCGGAGGATTTGGCGGAGGCCCGCAAGATCGCGCGCGGCCGCGCGCTGATCATGGCCAAGATCGAGAAGCCGCAGGCCGTGGCGCGGCTCCCCGAAATCATCGAGCTCTCCGACGCGCTGATGGTTGCCCGCGGCGATCTCGGCGTCGAGATGCCGATCGAAGCGGTGCCCGGCATCCAGAAGCAGATCACGCGCGCGGCGCGCCGCGCCGGCAAGCCGGTGGTGATCGCCACGCAGATGCTGGAATCGATGATCACCGCGCCTGTGCCGACCCGCGCCGAGGTCTCCGACGTGTCGATCGCCGTCTTCGAAGGCGCGGACGCGATCATGCTTTCGGCCGAATCCGCGGCCGGCGCCTATCCGGTCGAAGCGGTCGCCATGATGAACCGCATCGCCACCAAGGTCGAAGCCGACCCGACTTACGCCGGCATCATCAACGCGCAGCGCTCGGAGCCCGAGGCCACCGGGGCCGACGCCATTTCGCTGGCCGCGCGCGAGATCGCCGAGACGCTGAAACTGTCGGCGATCATCTCCTACACCGCATCGGGCACCACTGGGCTCCGCGCCGCGCGCGAACGCCCGCAGGTGCCGATCGTGGCGCTGTCGCCGATCCTCAATACGGCGCGTCGCCTGTCGCTGCTGTGGGGCACGCATTGCGTCGTCTCGCCAGATGCCACCGACCTCGACGACATGGTCGACAGGGCCTGCCGGATCGCGCTGGAAGAAGGCTTCGGCAAGCCGGGCGACCGGGTGATCATCACGGCCGGCGTGCCGCTCAGGACGCCCGGTTCGACCAATATGCTGCGGATAGCGTATCTGGGATCGGACGCGCATTAA
- a CDS encoding 5-(carboxyamino)imidazole ribonucleotide synthase, producing MSLAPGSAIGIIGGGQLGRMLAMAAARLGYHIVVLEPQPDCPAAQVANRQIVAAYDDPAALAELAATSAVVTYEFENVPVAAAETLAAKVPVHPPARALEVAQDRVTEKSFLNGIGIPTAAFRPVDNDDQLTEALKTFNGSGVLKTRRMGYDGKGQRVFRNMETAGFAGVCEAMGNVPLILESLVAFEREISVIAARGLDGTIAAFDPAENVHREGILRSSTLPAAIRPQTAAAAKDAVAKILSALDYVGVIGVEFFVLADGSLLANELAPRVHNSGHWTEAACIISQFEQHIRAVAGLPLGSPARHFDCVMENLIGDDMLKVPALLAEPDLMLHLYGKAESRPGRKMGHFTRIRRPG from the coding sequence GTGAGCCTGGCTCCTGGATCGGCCATCGGCATCATCGGCGGCGGCCAGCTCGGCCGCATGCTGGCGATGGCCGCGGCGCGCCTCGGCTACCATATCGTCGTGTTGGAACCCCAGCCTGACTGCCCGGCCGCGCAGGTCGCCAACCGGCAGATCGTCGCCGCCTATGACGATCCGGCAGCGCTCGCCGAACTGGCCGCCACCAGCGCCGTCGTCACCTATGAATTCGAGAACGTCCCGGTCGCCGCCGCCGAAACGCTGGCGGCAAAGGTCCCGGTCCATCCGCCGGCACGCGCGCTCGAAGTCGCGCAGGATCGCGTCACCGAGAAGAGCTTCCTCAACGGCATCGGCATTCCGACGGCGGCATTCCGCCCGGTCGACAATGACGACCAACTGACCGAGGCCCTCAAGACATTCAACGGCAGCGGCGTGCTCAAGACCCGCCGCATGGGCTATGACGGCAAGGGCCAGCGCGTCTTCCGCAACATGGAAACGGCCGGCTTTGCCGGGGTCTGCGAGGCGATGGGCAATGTGCCGCTGATCCTGGAATCGCTCGTGGCTTTCGAGCGCGAGATTTCGGTGATCGCCGCGCGAGGCCTCGACGGAACCATCGCCGCCTTCGATCCGGCCGAAAACGTCCACCGCGAAGGCATATTGCGCAGCTCGACCTTGCCGGCCGCCATCCGCCCGCAAACGGCCGCCGCCGCCAAGGACGCAGTCGCGAAAATCCTGTCCGCGCTCGACTATGTCGGCGTCATCGGCGTCGAGTTCTTCGTGCTTGCCGACGGCTCGCTTCTGGCCAACGAGCTGGCGCCGCGCGTGCACAATTCCGGTCACTGGACGGAGGCCGCCTGCATCATCTCGCAGTTCGAGCAGCATATTCGCGCCGTCGCCGGCCTGCCGCTTGGCTCGCCCGCCCGGCATTTCGACTGCGTGATGGAAAACCTGATCGGCGACGATATGCTGAAGGTGCCGGCGCTGCTCGCCGAGCCCGACCTCATGCTGCATCTTTATGGCAAGGCCGAGTCACGCCCCGGCCGCAAGATGGGCCATTTCACGCGGATTCGACGCCCGGGCTAA
- the purE gene encoding 5-(carboxyamino)imidazole ribonucleotide mutase — translation MTDQRADVAIIMGSQSDWATMRQAAETLEALGIPHKRLIVSAHRTPDRLYEFAKGAKAAGYKVIIAGAGGAAHLPGMTAAMTPLPVFGVPVESKALSGQDSLLSIVQMPAGIPVGTLAIGKAGAANAALLAAAVLALSDDKLAARLDAWRSAQTAKVAAEPTDAP, via the coding sequence TTGACCGATCAGCGTGCCGACGTCGCCATCATCATGGGCAGCCAGTCCGACTGGGCGACGATGCGCCAGGCCGCGGAGACGCTGGAGGCGCTGGGCATCCCGCACAAGCGGCTGATCGTCTCGGCGCACCGCACCCCGGACCGTCTCTATGAGTTCGCCAAGGGTGCCAAGGCCGCCGGCTACAAGGTGATCATCGCCGGCGCCGGCGGAGCGGCGCATCTGCCGGGCATGACGGCGGCGATGACGCCGCTGCCGGTCTTCGGCGTTCCGGTCGAGTCCAAGGCGCTTTCGGGCCAGGACTCGCTGCTTTCCATCGTGCAGATGCCGGCCGGCATCCCGGTCGGCACACTGGCGATTGGCAAGGCGGGCGCCGCCAATGCGGCACTTCTCGCGGCCGCCGTGCTGGCGCTCAGCGACGACAAGCTCGCCGCCCGGCTCGACGCCTGGCGCTCGGCGCAGACCGCCAAGGTCGCCGCCGAGCCGACGGACGCGCCGTGA
- a CDS encoding lysozyme inhibitor LprI family protein, with product MRRLLLPACLVLLATAPAAFAEDCDRNDDSQSMLNICADADYQAADAKLNATYKGLVGDNDQKANKLLQTAQRAWIAFRDAECAYSTADSEGGSIQPMEVSECLTELTNRRIKQLTSDANCKLSDPSCAGSDGSDGNQDMQ from the coding sequence ATGCGCCGCCTGCTTTTGCCTGCCTGTCTGGTCCTGCTTGCGACCGCCCCGGCCGCCTTTGCCGAGGATTGCGACCGCAACGACGACAGCCAGTCGATGCTGAACATTTGCGCCGATGCCGACTATCAGGCCGCCGATGCCAAGCTCAACGCCACGTATAAGGGTCTTGTCGGCGACAATGACCAGAAGGCCAACAAATTGCTGCAGACCGCACAACGCGCCTGGATCGCCTTTCGCGACGCCGAATGCGCCTATTCGACCGCCGACAGCGAGGGCGGCTCGATCCAGCCGATGGAGGTTTCGGAGTGCCTGACGGAGCTGACCAACCGGCGCATAAAGCAGCTCACGTCCGACGCCAACTGCAAGCTGAGCGATCCGAGCTGCGCCGGCTCGGATGGGAGCGACGGCAACCAGGACATGCAATAG